From one Streptomyces sp. R41 genomic stretch:
- a CDS encoding CBS domain-containing protein, whose translation MRQNKIGSVMATEVVTARYGTPFKEVARLLTEHRISGLPVIDEDDKVLGVISETDLMVRQADVPDPYETKRRIRFAGLTRSGRRKAAKAHARTAGQLMSVPPVTVHADNTIAEAARTMAEHRVERLPVVDEEDRLVGIVTRRDLIQVFLQPDDVIRREVIEEVLVRSLWLMPRTVEVSVVEGVVTLDGHVERKSEAEIAVSMTNRIDGVVAVVDELSYRQDDSHLRPDEPAMHGVTEDWLRRL comes from the coding sequence ATGAGGCAGAACAAGATCGGATCCGTGATGGCGACGGAGGTCGTCACGGCCCGCTACGGCACCCCGTTCAAGGAAGTGGCACGGCTGCTCACCGAGCACCGCATCAGCGGGCTGCCGGTGATCGACGAGGACGACAAGGTCCTCGGCGTGATCTCCGAGACCGACCTCATGGTCCGGCAGGCGGACGTACCCGACCCCTACGAGACCAAGCGCCGCATCCGGTTCGCCGGGCTCACCCGCAGTGGCCGCCGAAAGGCCGCGAAGGCGCACGCTCGTACCGCCGGACAGCTGATGTCCGTGCCACCGGTCACCGTGCACGCCGACAACACCATCGCCGAGGCCGCCCGGACCATGGCGGAGCACCGCGTGGAGCGGCTGCCCGTGGTGGACGAGGAGGACCGTCTCGTCGGGATCGTCACCCGCCGCGACCTGATCCAGGTCTTTCTGCAGCCGGACGACGTGATCCGCCGCGAGGTGATCGAAGAGGTACTGGTCCGCTCGCTGTGGCTGATGCCTCGGACCGTTGAGGTCTCCGTGGTCGAGGGTGTGGTCACGCTCGACGGCCACGTGGAGCGCAAGAGTGAGGCGGAGATCGCCGTCTCCATGACCAACCGCATCGACGGTGTGGTCGCGGTGGTCGACGAGCTCTCCTACCGGCAGGACGACTCGCACCTGCGGCCGGACGAGCCCGCCATGCACGGTGTGACCGAGGATTGGCTGCGAAGGCTGTGA
- a CDS encoding flavodoxin domain-containing protein, which yields MLSKVLVAYGTTNGSTARIAETIAEVLRKEGVSAEAVPAASVTNVESYDAVVVGGGLYAGRWHKDARRFVRRHGRALARRPLWFFSSGPLDATASQRDIPPVPGVKRAMTRLDAGEHITFGGCLEAGAKGFIAQKILSSGKGGDFRDFGQIEAWAARIGTRLAADAQQS from the coding sequence GTGCTGAGCAAGGTGCTGGTTGCCTACGGAACGACAAACGGATCGACCGCGCGGATCGCCGAGACCATCGCTGAGGTCCTGCGCAAGGAGGGGGTTTCTGCCGAGGCGGTGCCCGCCGCGTCCGTGACGAACGTGGAGTCGTACGACGCCGTGGTGGTCGGCGGTGGACTGTACGCGGGGCGCTGGCACAAGGACGCCCGCCGCTTCGTCCGCCGTCACGGCCGCGCGCTGGCCCGGCGGCCCCTGTGGTTCTTCAGCAGCGGTCCGCTCGACGCCACGGCTTCGCAGCGGGACATCCCGCCCGTACCAGGCGTGAAGCGCGCCATGACCCGGCTCGACGCCGGGGAACACATCACTTTCGGGGGCTGCCTCGAAGCGGGAGCCAAGGGATTCATCGCCCAGAAGATCCTCTCCTCGGGCAAGGGCGGGGACTTCCGCGACTTCGGGCAGATCGAGGCATGGGCCGCCCGCATCGGCACCCGACTTGCCGCCGACGCACAGCAGAGCTGA